The Sulfuricurvum kujiense DSM 16994 genome contains the following window.
AGCAGCAATCATCGGTTTTGCCGTAGGTTGCTTCGCTCAACCACTCTGGGATAAAGCTAGCGAATGCAAAGCAGCAGGTCAGCCAGGTTTGTCATGCGTTCTTTTTTCAAAGTAGGCATGGCTAACCCTGCGCAAAAGCGCGCAAGCCCGTAGCTTCACGTTAGCAGTCTTATGGATACTCAGCACACTCCTATTCTCAAAGCATATATAGAAATTTAGGTGTCAAGTGATACCTATAATCTCTCTATGCCTCGTTGGGAATACAACAGCTTCCTATTCCCTCAAAAACACCAATTCATCCACACTCATCGTCGGACTGAACTCGCTAATCTCATACTCTGCCACATGATGACGATAAAACGGATCGAGGGTGATAATGGTCTCGATCTCTTCACGTGAGACACTACGTGCTAAAATCACCCCT
Protein-coding sequences here:
- a CDS encoding YciI family protein, giving the protein MFIVSLTYIKPLEEVDALLDEHVAYLKEQYALGNFVASGRKVPRTGGVILARSVSREEIETIITLDPFYRHHVAEYEISEFSPTMSVDELVFLRE